In Maridesulfovibrio sp., the following proteins share a genomic window:
- a CDS encoding TrkA family potassium uptake protein: protein MSKETIEVGVIGLGKFGLELALNLRKLGHNVVGVDTFEERVKAAKPYIAQVFQADGTDPQTLKQLSFQDFDYVVVSTGESLEASVLVVLNLQEIGVNKIWVKAISVAHKKILSKMGVDYVVFPELFAAKQLAHKLSTPGMVEYLSMGTDILIKEREVKEWAGKTLIDLNLTNNYQVQVIAIRKNGSEELNFVPKATEELKENDILIMIGTKENLIKLPDN from the coding sequence ATGTCAAAAGAAACCATAGAAGTAGGCGTAATCGGCCTTGGTAAATTTGGTCTGGAACTGGCCCTGAACCTGCGTAAGCTGGGTCACAATGTTGTTGGAGTGGACACATTCGAAGAACGAGTCAAAGCGGCCAAACCATACATTGCTCAAGTTTTTCAGGCAGACGGAACAGACCCGCAGACACTGAAGCAGCTCAGCTTTCAAGACTTTGATTATGTGGTGGTTTCCACAGGCGAGTCTCTGGAGGCCAGTGTTCTCGTAGTTCTTAACCTGCAAGAGATCGGGGTCAATAAGATCTGGGTTAAGGCTATCAGTGTTGCCCACAAGAAAATTCTCAGCAAGATGGGCGTGGATTATGTTGTTTTCCCGGAACTCTTTGCCGCTAAGCAACTGGCTCACAAACTTTCCACACCGGGCATGGTCGAATATCTATCCATGGGAACAGATATTCTGATTAAAGAGCGGGAAGTAAAGGAATGGGCAGGAAAAACACTCATAGATTTGAATCTGACCAACAATTATCAGGTACAGGTTATCGCTATCCGCAAAAACGGATCAGAAGAACTTAATTTTGTGCCAAAGGCAACGGAAGAGTTAAAAGAAAATGATATTCTTATTATGATCGGGACGAAGGAAAACCTGATTAAACTACCAGACAACTAA
- a CDS encoding tetratricopeptide repeat protein has protein sequence MSASSSLFNYTPSVRKEEVEEPTFVTVVSLRTDSHRIQGKKYWLATKLDNDQFELLLLNDNWVPTGDPTIIGDGEFAAHYTLELDYYQQHVRPAMEKQDGRLKRGEAHREQGELYSAEMEYSEALEVDEKNVRATFGLGMTYLAKGDLERAQEVFAKVLQLKTAFAIEHKHMFNDFGISMRKNGMFREALQYYNRGVDLDSTDENLFFNIARTYYEAGDWENCFRYLTMCLEKNRGVREAQKFCHYLIKKTEEDESMLREMAGGENGDTLRSDILNLLRKMQIAAGVELDDAIEKTHKIRDRMIALKEEDMQFKEVEKDLYKLDDDF, from the coding sequence ATGAGTGCCAGCTCATCATTGTTCAACTATACTCCTTCCGTCAGGAAGGAAGAAGTAGAGGAGCCAACGTTTGTAACGGTTGTGTCCTTGCGTACTGATTCGCATAGAATTCAAGGTAAGAAATACTGGTTGGCCACTAAACTTGATAATGATCAGTTTGAACTACTACTGCTAAACGACAACTGGGTGCCGACAGGCGATCCGACAATTATTGGTGATGGAGAATTTGCAGCTCACTACACCCTTGAACTCGATTACTACCAGCAGCATGTGCGCCCGGCCATGGAGAAGCAGGACGGGAGATTGAAAAGGGGGGAAGCGCATCGTGAACAGGGCGAGCTCTACAGTGCTGAGATGGAATATTCCGAGGCACTGGAAGTTGACGAGAAAAACGTCCGCGCTACTTTCGGGCTTGGTATGACTTATCTGGCAAAAGGTGATCTGGAGCGGGCACAGGAAGTTTTTGCCAAGGTTCTGCAACTCAAAACCGCTTTTGCAATTGAACATAAACATATGTTTAATGATTTTGGCATATCAATGCGTAAAAATGGTATGTTCCGCGAAGCATTGCAGTACTATAATCGTGGTGTTGATCTGGACAGTACGGATGAGAATTTATTTTTCAATATTGCCCGAACTTATTACGAAGCAGGTGACTGGGAAAATTGTTTCCGCTATCTGACAATGTGCCTTGAAAAGAATCGCGGAGTACGTGAAGCACAGAAATTCTGCCATTATCTGATTAAGAAGACAGAGGAAGATGAATCCATGCTTCGTGAGATGGCTGGCGGCGAAAATGGTGACACACTGCGCAGTGATATACTTAACCTACTGCGCAAGATGCAGATTGCAGCTGGTGTGGAGCTTGACGATGCAATCGAAAAGACCCACAAAATACGCGACCGCATGATAGCCCTTAAAGAGGAGGATATGCAGTTTAAGGAAGTGGAAAAAGATCTCTACAAGCTAGATGATGATTTTTAG
- a CDS encoding acyl-CoA dehydratase activase — protein sequence MTISLGICAGASSVSMLLADNANDKIQILKSISLNHEGNPAKTVLKALQEIQPPENTPTAVTGRKFRHLLDLPTISEPQAIEAALTHQNFVKDGYNTVLSAGGETFMAYLLDDDCKVATVHTGNKCASGTGEFLVQQLGRMGLGLEDMSRMDMAEPHKVSGRCSVFCKSDCTHALNKGIDKNSVVAGLARMMAGKCIELLRKLPSEKVALIGNCSQNKFMVRELRREIPDLLLPEHGNSFEALGAAIWANKHGVPIPQNVESVIRKGDTTFTFLQPLRNFAGAVKFHDSEEAVFIPGYRLALGLDVGSTTTKGVLLDLERTEIVASCYLRTDGDPIGASRRVYANLAEQVPAGTVAEVLGVTGSGRNIAGLHAGTDGIINEITAHAAAAVHYDPDVDTIFEIGGQDAKYTWLKNSVPCDYAMNEACSAGTGSFLEESAKETLGIDVTDIAGVAFKGNNPPNFNDQCAAFIGSDLKLAAQEGVPLEDMVAGLVYSICINYANRVKGNRTVGSKIFMQGGVCYNKAVPTAMAALTGQEIIVPPHPGLTGAFGVALEASRRSELGSVSKGNFDPAELSKREVCYKTPFTCNGAGRECDLGCSIARIVVEGRTFPFGGICNRFDNSKISKDVKPGDDLVLWREKRVFRDLSLPHEGQPVIGMNRSLLMNTWFPLFNTFFKSMGFGVRMPEKADPDSIEQKSAPFCHPVELAHGGLGELLKLDTDYIFLPHLRSMPLKSGDRSCTCVLVQGEPYYLKAAFPELEKRLLLAPVLHMQNGEGQLRTAMLKIAAELKIDLNMAIDAFEAALADQEQFFADLRRKGEDFLRNMDSDERGMVLFGRPYNAFSSWANKSIPTKFATRGVTIIPCDMLPRSGGCGSELNMYWATGEQIMDSAKLVAENPRLFGTYITNFSCGPDSFLLGHFRKVMGSKPSLTLELDSHTADAGIETRIEAFLDIVDGFSNLEETRQNKQKTFRAARCEVRNEITGITDSNGKWHAVNDPKVTLLIPSLGEISTDFLAASMQRDNIRYKVLGHASEAALKKGRNNSSCKECLPLQLTAGALLEHIESCDKNELTLFLMPKAKGPCRFGQYSVFMNDLIERLEIPNLAIFAPSSTNGYGGLSTAVTLGMWQGIVTGSILEDIHATISTAARDKDAALKLFWQVRQDLLDSMADWKTFSKALRKAAGDLSTIELAKPVEMYPVISLLGEIYVRHDPLARRSLPERLTEQGFIVRVAPVLEWMKYTDWLNRNNIEGKTGLKTLLAQGVKSYFERRIRHILKASGLLFYPGPDVREVVSHGKPHISEQLTGEAILTVGASLHEIMSPSCGVISIGPFGCMPSRVAEAVLNEKFRAGSAGKKATALLGKDSRLPFLAIETDGNPFPQLIEARLEAFCLQAKRLHKRMSAPEC from the coding sequence ATGACGATTTCATTGGGCATCTGCGCTGGAGCCTCATCAGTCAGCATGCTGCTGGCCGATAACGCCAACGACAAAATACAAATTCTTAAATCCATTTCACTGAACCACGAAGGCAACCCGGCAAAAACAGTCCTCAAAGCCTTACAAGAGATCCAGCCGCCTGAAAATACTCCCACAGCAGTCACCGGGCGTAAGTTCCGCCACCTGCTTGACCTTCCGACCATTTCTGAACCTCAGGCTATTGAAGCAGCCCTGACCCATCAGAATTTCGTCAAAGACGGCTACAACACCGTACTTAGCGCCGGTGGCGAAACCTTCATGGCCTACCTGCTTGATGACGACTGCAAGGTAGCTACCGTACATACCGGGAATAAATGCGCTTCCGGGACCGGAGAATTTCTCGTGCAGCAGCTCGGACGCATGGGACTTGGTTTGGAAGACATGTCCCGTATGGACATGGCTGAGCCGCACAAGGTTTCAGGGCGCTGTTCGGTATTCTGCAAAAGTGACTGCACCCATGCCCTTAACAAGGGTATTGATAAAAATTCTGTCGTCGCAGGACTGGCCCGTATGATGGCCGGGAAATGTATCGAGCTGCTGCGCAAGCTTCCGTCTGAGAAAGTTGCATTGATCGGTAATTGTTCGCAGAATAAATTCATGGTTCGTGAACTGCGCCGGGAAATCCCGGACCTGCTCCTCCCCGAGCACGGCAACAGTTTCGAGGCACTCGGGGCTGCTATATGGGCAAATAAACACGGAGTGCCCATTCCGCAGAATGTAGAAAGTGTTATCCGTAAAGGTGACACTACATTCACTTTTCTCCAGCCACTGAGGAACTTTGCCGGTGCTGTAAAATTCCATGACAGCGAAGAGGCCGTATTTATTCCCGGGTACAGGCTTGCCCTTGGACTTGATGTCGGATCGACTACAACAAAAGGAGTGCTGCTTGATCTGGAACGGACCGAGATTGTGGCCTCCTGCTACCTTCGAACCGATGGTGATCCCATCGGCGCTTCACGCCGTGTCTACGCAAATCTCGCGGAACAGGTTCCCGCCGGAACCGTAGCCGAAGTTCTAGGTGTAACCGGATCCGGCCGCAACATTGCCGGACTTCATGCAGGAACTGACGGCATCATTAACGAAATAACCGCCCATGCCGCCGCAGCTGTACACTACGACCCTGACGTGGATACCATCTTTGAAATCGGCGGGCAGGATGCCAAGTACACATGGCTGAAGAACTCTGTTCCCTGTGATTACGCCATGAACGAAGCATGCAGCGCCGGGACCGGATCATTCCTCGAAGAAAGCGCCAAGGAAACCCTCGGCATCGATGTCACTGACATCGCAGGAGTTGCCTTCAAGGGGAATAATCCTCCCAACTTCAATGACCAGTGCGCAGCCTTCATCGGCTCGGACCTCAAGCTTGCGGCGCAGGAAGGAGTTCCGCTCGAAGACATGGTTGCCGGTTTGGTCTATTCCATCTGTATCAACTACGCTAACCGGGTTAAAGGCAACCGAACAGTAGGCAGTAAAATTTTCATGCAAGGCGGGGTCTGCTACAACAAAGCAGTGCCCACAGCCATGGCCGCATTGACAGGACAGGAAATCATCGTTCCACCACATCCCGGTTTGACCGGAGCTTTCGGTGTGGCTCTTGAAGCATCCAGACGATCTGAGCTTGGTAGTGTTTCCAAAGGGAATTTCGATCCCGCAGAACTCTCAAAACGCGAAGTATGCTACAAAACTCCCTTCACCTGCAACGGAGCCGGTCGCGAATGCGATCTGGGGTGCAGCATTGCCCGTATTGTGGTGGAAGGCAGGACTTTCCCTTTCGGCGGTATCTGCAACCGTTTTGATAATTCCAAAATTTCAAAAGACGTCAAGCCTGGAGATGACCTTGTACTCTGGCGCGAAAAACGTGTTTTCCGTGATTTGAGCCTACCGCATGAAGGTCAACCGGTTATCGGAATGAACCGTTCACTGCTGATGAATACATGGTTTCCACTATTCAATACATTTTTCAAAAGCATGGGCTTCGGAGTCCGGATGCCGGAAAAAGCCGACCCGGATTCAATTGAACAGAAAAGCGCGCCTTTCTGCCACCCAGTGGAACTGGCCCACGGGGGACTGGGGGAGTTGTTGAAACTGGACACCGACTACATTTTCCTACCCCACCTGCGCTCCATGCCGCTTAAAAGCGGAGACCGCTCCTGCACCTGCGTGCTGGTTCAGGGCGAGCCCTACTACCTGAAAGCAGCTTTCCCGGAACTTGAGAAACGGTTGCTGCTGGCCCCTGTGCTACACATGCAGAATGGCGAGGGACAACTACGCACAGCAATGCTCAAAATTGCAGCCGAATTAAAAATAGATCTGAACATGGCTATTGATGCCTTTGAAGCTGCGCTTGCCGATCAGGAACAATTCTTTGCCGATCTGCGCAGAAAAGGCGAAGATTTTTTACGCAATATGGATAGCGACGAACGGGGCATGGTACTTTTCGGCAGACCGTACAATGCATTCAGTTCATGGGCCAATAAATCAATCCCAACCAAATTCGCAACCCGTGGCGTAACTATCATACCCTGCGATATGCTCCCACGCAGCGGTGGGTGCGGCAGCGAACTAAACATGTACTGGGCCACCGGGGAACAGATCATGGATTCTGCCAAGCTTGTAGCTGAAAATCCGAGACTTTTCGGAACATACATCACCAACTTTTCCTGCGGACCGGATTCGTTTTTACTCGGTCATTTCCGCAAAGTAATGGGCAGCAAACCTTCGCTGACCCTTGAACTCGACAGCCACACTGCCGATGCCGGAATTGAAACCCGCATTGAAGCTTTTCTCGATATCGTGGACGGATTCAGCAATCTGGAAGAAACCCGGCAGAACAAACAAAAAACTTTCAGGGCAGCGCGCTGCGAAGTTCGCAATGAAATCACCGGGATCACCGACTCCAATGGCAAATGGCATGCAGTCAACGATCCCAAAGTGACCCTGCTTATTCCAAGTCTAGGCGAGATAAGCACCGATTTTCTGGCCGCCTCCATGCAACGGGACAACATTCGCTACAAAGTGCTTGGCCATGCCAGCGAGGCCGCACTCAAGAAAGGGCGCAACAATTCATCATGCAAAGAATGCCTGCCCCTACAGCTGACAGCCGGAGCTTTGCTGGAACACATTGAGAGCTGTGATAAAAATGAGTTAACCCTGTTCCTGATGCCCAAGGCCAAAGGTCCCTGCCGTTTCGGGCAGTATTCCGTATTCATGAACGACCTCATCGAACGGCTGGAGATCCCCAACCTTGCCATCTTCGCACCCAGCTCCACCAACGGGTACGGGGGATTAAGCACAGCCGTGACCCTTGGCATGTGGCAGGGCATTGTGACCGGGTCCATTCTGGAAGATATCCACGCAACCATTTCCACCGCCGCCAGAGACAAAGACGCGGCCCTAAAACTTTTCTGGCAGGTCCGCCAGGACCTTCTTGACTCCATGGCTGACTGGAAGACTTTCTCCAAAGCCTTGCGCAAAGCAGCCGGTGATCTTTCGACCATTGAGTTGGCAAAACCTGTGGAGATGTACCCGGTTATCTCCCTGTTGGGCGAAATATATGTACGCCATGATCCCCTTGCACGGCGCAGTCTTCCAGAGAGGCTTACGGAACAGGGGTTTATCGTTCGAGTTGCCCCGGTTCTGGAATGGATGAAATACACAGACTGGCTGAATCGCAATAATATTGAAGGTAAAACCGGACTCAAGACTCTACTCGCCCAAGGCGTTAAATCATATTTTGAACGGCGTATCCGCCATATCCTGAAAGCCAGCGGATTGCTTTTCTATCCCGGTCCTGATGTGCGCGAAGTGGTCAGCCACGGCAAACCGCATATTTCCGAACAACTCACAGGCGAGGCAATTCTCACAGTTGGAGCCTCGCTTCACGAGATCATGTCCCCTTCCTGCGGAGTTATCTCCATCGGACCATTCGGGTGCATGCCATCGCGGGTGGCAGAGGCAGTGCTTAACGAAAAATTCCGTGCCGGATCAGCCGGGAAGAAGGCTACAGCCCTGCTGGGAAAAGACTCGCGTCTGCCGTTTCTGGCAATTGAGACTGACGGCAATCCTTTCCCCCAGCTTATTGAAGCGCGGTTGGAAGCATTTTGTCTACAGGCCAAACGGTTGCATAAACGGATGTCTGCGCCAGAATGTTAA
- a CDS encoding glutaminyl-peptide cyclotransferase encodes MKANRIILYFITLIFILHFFGPKSYALETGGTPVFKCRIINQYPHDELAFTQGLLYHRGWLYESTGKLGRSSLRKVDLESGRVHTLVKNNIQIFSEGICCLKDEIYQLTWRSGKCYVYTAGSLARKRIFKYKGQGWGLTTDGNFIYQSNGSSILTLRDPYDFARIKELQVTDGVVSIHRLNELEYINGLIFSNIWKNDRIAAIDPHNGKVKFWLDISALRPLAGKKAEAANGIAWNADEKRLFVTGKFWNKVFEIELPTLAN; translated from the coding sequence ATGAAAGCAAATCGAATAATCTTATATTTTATTACCCTTATATTTATTCTGCACTTTTTCGGGCCAAAAAGCTATGCCCTTGAAACAGGCGGAACTCCTGTATTCAAATGCAGAATCATTAATCAATATCCGCACGACGAATTGGCCTTCACTCAGGGATTATTATACCACAGAGGATGGTTATACGAAAGCACCGGAAAACTTGGCCGTTCATCTCTGCGTAAGGTGGACTTGGAAAGCGGCAGAGTGCATACACTGGTTAAAAATAACATTCAAATTTTCAGTGAAGGAATATGTTGCCTGAAAGATGAGATTTACCAGCTAACGTGGCGTTCCGGTAAATGTTACGTATATACCGCAGGTTCCCTTGCCCGTAAAAGAATCTTCAAATACAAAGGTCAGGGATGGGGTCTGACCACGGACGGAAACTTTATTTATCAAAGCAACGGTTCCTCCATATTGACCTTAAGGGACCCTTATGATTTTGCCCGAATAAAAGAGCTACAGGTAACAGACGGTGTTGTCAGCATCCACAGACTTAATGAACTGGAATATATAAACGGTCTTATTTTCAGCAATATATGGAAAAATGACCGCATAGCGGCTATTGATCCGCATAACGGTAAAGTTAAATTCTGGCTGGATATATCCGCACTGCGCCCACTAGCCGGGAAAAAAGCCGAAGCAGCCAACGGCATTGCCTGGAACGCCGATGAAAAACGACTTTTTGTGACCGGAAAATTCTGGAACAAGGTTTTTGAAATTGAACTACCCACACTTGCAAACTAG
- a CDS encoding potassium transporter TrkG has protein sequence MNSKATSPFWMPIYAFFAAILLGGLLLKLDICHPGKELSFLDAVFTATSAVCVTGLAVVDTGSFFSRTGQSVILALIQLGGLGIMTYASLVIYLLGKKVSAADRIAVSQTLIHDPSFNMGKFIVGVVTAVLSIEALGALLLNRMDPTGFYPFSAVFHSISAFCNAGFSLYSDSLTRWKNHLGINSVFIALIVMGGLGFYVMTEIWQKCINFVRRRKPEISAHSLSWHTRIVLETSLSLIIIGGLAIFFAESLKVHVVKGAIVNEIAALFQSVSCRTAGFNTVDISGLTNISLLTMIALMLIGGSPGSCAGGLKTTTFRTWVGFIVSKIKGHSQVKVGWYALTKESVNRALTLLTLASVILGSAIILLSITEGSHLPHSEVRGHFIEITFEAVSAFATVGLSTGVTPGLSGAGKTIIICLMFLGRLGPVWMLTAINSWQREPRYRLPEDDLPLG, from the coding sequence ATGAATTCCAAAGCGACTTCTCCATTCTGGATGCCGATTTACGCTTTTTTTGCAGCTATCCTGCTAGGCGGCCTTTTGCTCAAGCTGGATATCTGCCATCCGGGAAAGGAACTTTCATTTCTTGATGCTGTATTTACAGCCACTTCAGCGGTTTGTGTTACCGGACTTGCCGTAGTAGATACTGGTAGTTTTTTCAGCCGCACCGGGCAGAGTGTGATTCTGGCCCTGATTCAGCTCGGCGGGCTGGGTATTATGACATATGCCAGTCTGGTCATTTATCTGCTGGGTAAGAAGGTCAGTGCAGCAGACCGTATTGCTGTCAGCCAGACTTTAATCCATGATCCTTCTTTTAACATGGGCAAATTTATTGTCGGTGTTGTTACAGCGGTACTGTCCATTGAAGCACTGGGAGCACTGCTGCTTAACCGCATGGACCCGACGGGTTTTTATCCATTTTCGGCAGTCTTCCATTCTATTTCTGCTTTCTGTAACGCAGGTTTCTCACTCTATTCAGACAGCCTGACCAGATGGAAAAATCATCTTGGAATTAATTCCGTCTTCATAGCTCTTATCGTTATGGGGGGGCTGGGTTTTTACGTAATGACCGAGATATGGCAGAAGTGCATTAACTTTGTACGCCGAAGAAAGCCTGAAATTTCTGCCCATTCCCTGAGCTGGCACACCCGCATTGTTCTCGAGACAAGTCTTTCACTTATTATCATCGGCGGTCTGGCCATCTTTTTCGCTGAAAGCTTAAAGGTTCACGTAGTCAAAGGAGCAATAGTCAACGAGATTGCCGCTCTATTCCAGTCAGTAAGCTGCCGTACTGCCGGATTCAACACCGTGGATATTTCCGGGCTGACTAATATTTCGCTGCTTACCATGATAGCGCTGATGCTGATCGGCGGTTCACCGGGGTCGTGTGCAGGTGGATTAAAAACAACAACCTTTCGCACATGGGTAGGATTTATCGTCTCAAAGATTAAAGGCCATTCGCAGGTTAAAGTCGGCTGGTACGCACTGACAAAAGAAAGCGTCAACCGAGCTTTGACCCTGCTGACCTTAGCCAGCGTAATTCTCGGTTCGGCAATCATCCTGCTAAGCATCACCGAGGGCAGCCACCTACCGCACAGCGAAGTGCGCGGACACTTCATAGAAATAACATTTGAAGCTGTCTCCGCCTTTGCCACCGTGGGACTCTCCACCGGGGTAACACCGGGCTTAAGCGGAGCCGGCAAAACCATCATAATATGTCTCATGTTTTTAGGGAGACTCGGCCCTGTCTGGATGCTCACCGCAATCAACAGCTGGCAAAGGGAACCACGCTACAGACTGCCCGAAGATGATTTACCGCTAGGATAA